A genome region from Alkalimarinus coralli includes the following:
- a CDS encoding RelA/SpoT family protein — MPEIDAFTEGLKEYLDDQAVNLVRQAYICAEKAHEGQFRRSGEPYIIHPLAVAKILAGLRMDSQTLMAALLHDVIEDTDVAKEELAAQFGDVVAELVDGVSKLTQIEFKSKAEAQAENFRKMTLAMAKDIRVILVKLADRLHNMRTLGPLHPEKRRRIATETLDIYAPIANRLGINSIRIELEDLGFAALYPMRAKYIRKAVQNLRGNHQEIIGEIKRRLEERLSERDLEGVIIGREKHLNSIYQKMKYKHKSFHEIMDVYAFRIVTDNEDSCYRILGAVHSLYKPLPGRFKDYIAMPKANGYQSLHTTLFGMHVNIEIQIRTTEMEALANNGIAAHWLYKSSSPDVAAASQVRVDRWVKGLMEMRERSDDSMEFIEDVKIDLFPDEIYVFTPKGKILELPAGATPVDFAYSIHTDIGNACVACRVNKVLSPLSAPLQSGQTIEIVTAPGAKPSMSWLSFVVTGKAKSGIRHFLKEQKQSESSELGRLLLKKSLNSFGKKLSDIPKEQIKRVVKHNKVSSFDDILEEIGLGSRMSYIVARQLVPLDDEQVEASEVGQDEDSSTLTIKGAEGLLVSFAHCCKPIPGDPIVGVMGSGSGLMIHTENCSKLNAKGRSKQSGSEQGGLIALDWAKDITDEFSVVLKVELERQRGIIAELASAVTIADGNIEKINVEEQSAKHSVISLVIHVQGRQHLARVMRRIRNMRAVISIARVKN, encoded by the coding sequence GTGCCAGAGATTGATGCTTTTACTGAAGGATTGAAAGAATATCTGGATGATCAGGCAGTCAATTTGGTTAGGCAGGCGTATATTTGCGCTGAAAAAGCTCATGAAGGACAGTTCCGCAGAAGCGGCGAGCCCTATATTATCCACCCTTTAGCGGTGGCAAAAATTCTCGCTGGCCTGCGGATGGACTCCCAAACGCTGATGGCCGCACTACTCCATGATGTCATCGAAGATACCGATGTTGCCAAAGAAGAGCTGGCTGCACAGTTTGGTGATGTGGTTGCGGAGCTTGTCGACGGGGTCAGCAAGTTAACTCAGATAGAGTTCAAGTCTAAAGCTGAAGCGCAAGCCGAGAACTTCAGGAAAATGACCTTGGCCATGGCCAAGGATATTCGCGTTATTTTGGTCAAGCTGGCAGACCGTCTTCATAACATGAGAACGTTAGGGCCTTTACACCCAGAAAAACGCCGCCGGATAGCCACAGAAACCCTCGATATCTATGCGCCTATTGCCAACCGGCTTGGTATCAATAGCATTCGTATTGAACTGGAAGATCTTGGCTTTGCTGCACTGTATCCCATGCGGGCAAAATATATCCGTAAAGCGGTGCAAAACTTAAGGGGCAACCATCAAGAGATTATCGGTGAAATAAAGCGACGGCTAGAGGAGCGGCTTTCTGAGCGAGACCTTGAAGGCGTTATTATCGGGCGGGAAAAACACCTTAATAGCATCTATCAGAAGATGAAGTACAAGCATAAGTCATTTCATGAAATCATGGATGTTTATGCGTTCCGGATAGTGACCGACAATGAAGATAGCTGCTACCGAATTCTCGGCGCGGTACATAGCCTGTATAAACCTCTTCCCGGCCGTTTTAAAGATTATATTGCGATGCCAAAAGCGAACGGCTATCAGTCGTTGCATACAACGCTATTTGGCATGCACGTCAATATCGAAATTCAGATTAGAACGACCGAAATGGAAGCGTTGGCGAACAACGGTATTGCTGCCCATTGGCTGTATAAGTCAAGCTCGCCGGATGTTGCTGCAGCCAGCCAGGTTAGAGTTGACCGCTGGGTTAAAGGCTTGATGGAGATGAGGGAGCGCTCTGACGACTCAATGGAGTTCATTGAGGATGTTAAAATAGACCTGTTTCCAGATGAAATTTACGTCTTTACCCCAAAAGGAAAAATACTGGAACTGCCCGCCGGTGCAACGCCTGTCGACTTTGCGTATAGCATTCATACCGATATTGGCAATGCCTGTGTCGCATGCCGAGTTAATAAGGTCCTCTCTCCACTCAGTGCGCCATTGCAAAGCGGGCAAACCATCGAAATAGTGACGGCGCCGGGTGCCAAGCCGAGTATGTCCTGGTTGAGTTTTGTGGTGACGGGTAAGGCCAAGAGTGGCATCAGGCACTTTTTGAAAGAGCAAAAACAGAGCGAGTCATCTGAGCTGGGCCGCCTGCTGCTGAAAAAATCACTCAACAGCTTCGGCAAAAAGTTATCTGACATCCCGAAAGAACAGATTAAACGTGTTGTTAAGCACAATAAAGTGAGCAGCTTTGACGACATCTTGGAAGAGATCGGGTTGGGCAGTCGAATGTCTTACATTGTTGCTCGGCAGCTTGTGCCGCTGGATGATGAGCAGGTTGAAGCTTCAGAAGTGGGACAGGATGAAGATTCATCGACTCTCACGATTAAAGGTGCGGAGGGTTTGCTGGTTAGTTTTGCTCACTGCTGTAAGCCTATTCCTGGAGACCCGATTGTGGGTGTTATGGGAAGCGGCAGTGGCCTGATGATTCACACTGAAAACTGTAGCAAGTTGAACGCAAAAGGCCGTAGCAAACAGAGTGGAAGTGAGCAGGGAGGTTTAATCGCGCTTGATTGGGCCAAGGATATTACTGATGAATTCTCGGTTGTGCTTAAAGTTGAACTTGAGCGTCAAAGAGGCATTATTGCTGAACTCGCATCGGCGGTGACCATCGCAGATGGCAATATAGAAAAAATTAATGTTGAAGAGCAGAGTGCCAAGCATAGCGTTATCAGTTTGGTTATACATGTTCAGGGTAGACAGCACCTTGCTCGTGTAATGAGACGAATAAGAAATATGAGGGCTGTTATCAGTATTGCCCGAGTTAAAAATTGA
- a CDS encoding RidA family protein, with translation MSNKSIIQTDDAPKAIGTYSQAVKVGQTVYLSGQIPLDPASMELVQGDISVQIRQVFDNLQAVCKAAGGDLKDIVKLNIFLTDLGNFATVNEIMATYFPEPYPARAAVEVAGLPKGSQVEMDAIMIVG, from the coding sequence ATGAGCAATAAATCCATTATTCAGACAGATGACGCACCGAAGGCAATTGGCACATACTCACAGGCGGTGAAAGTGGGGCAGACTGTTTATTTGTCGGGCCAGATTCCGCTTGACCCTGCTTCAATGGAGCTGGTTCAGGGTGACATTTCTGTTCAAATACGACAAGTATTTGATAACCTCCAAGCTGTATGTAAAGCCGCTGGCGGCGATTTGAAGGATATTGTGAAGCTGAATATCTTTTTGACCGACCTTGGCAATTTTGCAACGGTTAACGAAATCATGGCGACCTACTTTCCAGAGCCATACCCTGCCAGAGCGGCGGTAGAAGTGGCTGGCCTGCCGAAAGGTTCTCAGGTAGAAATGGATGCGATTATGATCGTCGGTTAA
- the gmk gene encoding guanylate kinase, which translates to MTEINTQGRGTLYIVSAPSGAGKTSLVKALTDSDSDVLVSVSHTTRAMRPGEEDGVNYNFVNQEQFLDMVANSDFLEHAEVFGNYYGTSQSWVESTLRAGRDVILEIDWQGAQQVRRLMPEALSIFIVPPSKQALQERLDSRGQDSADVIDGRMKEAASETSHYAEFDYLIVNDQFEEALSDLKSILRARRMRIEAQKEKITSILQDLLS; encoded by the coding sequence ATGACTGAGATTAATACTCAGGGACGCGGCACACTTTATATAGTCTCTGCTCCTTCTGGTGCAGGTAAAACCAGTTTGGTAAAAGCGCTAACCGATTCAGACTCTGATGTGTTGGTGTCGGTGTCTCATACCACCCGTGCTATGCGACCCGGTGAAGAAGACGGTGTTAATTACAACTTCGTGAACCAAGAACAGTTTTTAGACATGGTCGCAAATAGTGACTTTTTAGAGCATGCCGAGGTTTTTGGTAACTATTACGGCACCTCTCAATCTTGGGTTGAGAGTACGCTGCGAGCAGGTCGTGATGTTATTTTGGAAATTGACTGGCAGGGCGCTCAGCAAGTTCGGCGTTTAATGCCTGAAGCACTCAGTATTTTTATTGTTCCTCCCAGCAAGCAGGCGTTGCAAGAGCGGCTTGATAGTAGAGGGCAAGATTCAGCTGATGTGATTGACGGGAGAATGAAAGAGGCGGCTAGCGAAACGAGCCATTATGCTGAGTTTGATTACTTAATAGTGAATGACCAGTTTGAAGAAGCACTAAGCGACTTAAAGAGTATCTTGCGTGCGAGAAGGATGCGTATTGAGGCCCAGAAAGAAAAAATAACTTCAATTTTGCAGGATCTATTGTCATAG
- a CDS encoding NAD-dependent epimerase/dehydratase family protein: MPNNIMIAGCGNIGLKLAQALSSHYEVYGLKRNASLLPPEIKGISADVTDPASLEGKLPSSIDYVVYCLTAGTFNDEAYRQIYVDGLTNLINELKQSSISPKRLFFVSSSSVYHQDDDQWVNEDSPVEPSGFSGKRLLEAEQVALDSGIPATNVRFSGIYGGHRTRLLQQVKNGSANANSQAYTNRIHEDDCVRVLKHLIEQDISGKNVEACYLASDSEPVRMKDLISWMTKELNISASSENKPASKGKRRAGSKQCSNKRLIDSGFEFKYPTYREGYGEMIARIKKEEA; this comes from the coding sequence ATGCCCAATAATATTATGATTGCCGGCTGCGGTAATATAGGACTTAAACTCGCGCAGGCGCTCTCTTCACACTATGAGGTTTATGGGCTAAAAAGAAATGCCTCTCTGTTACCTCCCGAAATAAAAGGTATCTCAGCAGATGTTACAGACCCTGCGAGCCTGGAAGGCAAGCTGCCCTCATCTATCGACTATGTTGTGTATTGCCTCACAGCAGGCACATTTAACGACGAAGCATACAGGCAAATTTACGTTGACGGCTTAACCAACCTGATTAATGAGCTGAAACAGTCATCCATATCACCTAAAAGACTTTTCTTTGTTTCCAGCAGCAGTGTTTACCATCAAGATGACGATCAGTGGGTTAATGAAGATAGCCCGGTTGAGCCCAGTGGCTTTTCAGGGAAACGTCTGCTTGAGGCCGAACAAGTTGCGCTCGACAGCGGGATACCTGCCACCAACGTTCGCTTTTCCGGCATATATGGGGGCCACCGAACTCGGCTGTTGCAGCAGGTTAAAAACGGAAGTGCAAACGCAAACTCTCAAGCCTACACCAACCGAATTCATGAAGATGACTGCGTCAGAGTCTTGAAGCACCTAATCGAGCAGGATATTAGCGGCAAAAACGTTGAAGCATGCTATCTGGCAAGTGACTCAGAGCCTGTTAGAATGAAGGATCTCATTAGCTGGATGACAAAAGAGCTTAATATATCTGCTAGCTCAGAAAATAAACCCGCCAGTAAGGGTAAAAGGCGAGCGGGCAGCAAACAGTGCAGCAACAAACGCCTAATAGATAGCGGGTTTGAATTTAAGTACCCAACGTATAGAGAGGGGTATGGTGAGATGATTGCCCGCATAAAAAAAGAAGAGGCTTGA